Part of the Plasmodium vinckei vinckei genome assembly, chromosome: PVVCY_13 genome, atcaaattaaaaagtattttatcatcacataataattatgaaaggtataataataaagttgAAGAGAaacataatgaaaaaataattataaacaaatcGAAAAATGAGGAAAGTATAAATGCCTTGGAAAAGCCATACAAAAATTGTATGCCATCACAACTTtgtggaaataaaaataatcaaaatgaGGGTACAAAAACAGGGGTAAATTTATTACGAACAAATAtctcaaataaaaaatatgcgcctcataataaagaaatttcTCAtcatgaaaaattaaaaagacaatataataaaataaattcaataaatattactagccaaaaaaatggaaccataaataaaaattctaaAAATTTACCAAACTGTAATAAAGATCAAAACTATGATATCCCaaaaattgataataaCAACATGCCCACAATAAgtgatgataatatttcgaataattttaaagaaaactatgaatatttaaaaaattatttttacaaattaaataaaacaaatacaagtataaatgattattttcttaATCTTTTCTGTTACacatttatgaaaaaaaagaatcaGATGATGAATTCTAAACCGAGCACTGAAGATTGGGCTAATAATATACTACACAATTTTAACAGTAAAGAAAATACTACTACCATTCTTAAACAAAGTGATATATCTTATTCAAATAGatacacaaaaaaagagcaagataaatcaaaaattgataagcatgataataattctaTTTGCATGAACAAACCAATGAAAGATACACATAATTtactaaaaaatgaaaacttATACAAGCATAATAATCCaattgataataaaaataaaaattcagaAAATAATCACAATGTTGTGGAGGTACATCAGAACAGCTTACCTTATTGTAGAGacactaaaaaaaaagacacaATTAATAACCCCGTTTGTAAAAACACAAATAAAAACGATAGTATAGggaaaaacaataatagtCCTTCTAATATAGAGAATAGtgagataaaaaatattttatacagcttttacaattatttgaaactaaaggattatattattcctcataatatttataataattctgATAAAAGGGACatgaatgaaaataatagaaaCAATAATAAGACTGATAATTgcaaaaaaagttataatGCTAAAGAAAATCacgattttataaatatttcttacaattttatagaTGAGCACAAAAacttaaataataacataagATACGACAATTTTTGCAACTATCACAAAAGAGAGTTAAATAgtgatgataataaaaataagaatgCTCCCAAAGAACAGAATAACTGTGACTTAGCAAGAAATTGTATGGATATTTCCAAAACTACAAACAAAGATATACGCAATAATTGTTATCTTCATTGTTCTAACCATTTAAATGAATGTTTTAGTAAAGGGGGAAATGCCAATTGTTTTGATGGATGCCCTCATAgtttcaataaaaaaaatggggaCAAAAAATTCAATTACATTTTCAAAGACAATAAAGTAAACTTTAGCAATGGggcatatttttacttattaaaaaatataatagaaaaTTTAGACAGAGAAGAATTACAGAAATTAATGATTTGCCAAACTTGttacatattaaaaaaaataaaaaataagataaCTCCTATTGATGTTATTTTAGATgcacaaattttattttatgactGTAATagttatttcaaaaaaaaaggatgGATAGATGATACCACTtctaaagaaaataaaactgAAACCAGTGAAAAATTCACCAAAAATGCTTTcacaaattataatgaaaaatataaaaataacggAAATTTATACTATTCTAATTATCAGAGGAATGAGTTAcataaaggaaaaaataatgtatctTCTGTCAACCCTAATAATGATACAGTTgatcatttaaatatgtcCAACAGTGTGCAGATGATTTATCAACATCACCGTGAGAACAGCGATAATATCCAAAGCGATACAGTTTCTCTAGAAAACGGTGGAGATGCTACAGCTGCTACTACTACATATATTACTcctactaaaaaaaatatacaattcTATAATATTGGAAACCGTGAAATTTCGAGGACGTCTACTACAACCTCTATTAGCCATAAAATGAGTGTCAACCATTTAAAACGTGACGAAATAAATGCAAAAGATAATCCAAATATggatgataataaatatataaattccGAACTAAATCACAGTTTTATTTAAGGAAGTCCACGTCAATATTGTGGAACTACAAATATTGCATAATATAAACTATTAAGTGTAAAACATTAAATCTAAAAGATGAACATAAAAAAGCAGAAAACGAGAAAGGAAaagttatttttacaatgtTCCTCTTAagaattttgaaaaaaaatataaataaccAGCTAGCTGACGAAACTGCAACCATATAATGCTATATGAATATGcaaaaataacataataataaattacaaaataaataacacTGAAAAggtgataaaaataacggCGAACTTAAATGtggtaaaaatatatgttccatttaaattttatacagGTGTTTactacttttttaaaaatatgtgaaaATGTCAAAATTGAAGATATTACccttcaaaaaaaaaggaacaAAAAAGAacgaatatttatttttataatatatatataccaatatattctattttttgttaaattgTCATgtttattgttttattaacatataACTGATTTCAAAGTTTTTCGGTGTCCGTGTGTGAATGTCTTGTCAATTTCTTTGTACacacatatacatatattgactattatatgtatataccaGTGTTGttctaaatataaatgctaTTTGTGTAGAATGGAAATTTTTTCCacctttttaattttttctggcatataaataaaaaattataaaaaaattcagtacttttaaaagaaaatatatttatacacgACTTTTTCTATGTATAATTTGAATAgtttattcttttattaataaatttatattcacacgaaaaaaaagaaaaaacggaaaatatatgcacattatttttgatttGTTCTTAATagtttaatattataaaattgtaaataataacaaacaaataaaaaagtagcACATTTCAATATGGTTTTACTTTACAATAAATTTCCATACATTGTTTAAGTCCataatttacatttattattttgtacattgttacattttttttttcttttattttttttcttattttggCTATTTATTTGCATATAAATTCTGAActgttcattttttttagtagaacttttctattattttgtgcacatatttatataaaagttTATTATGCTTTATGTAAAcaatttgtaaatatttttcctaTGATTATAACGAAAAATAAAAcccaaataaataattttatttttttatgaatattcTTTAGTGTTGATTAATTCTGGagtttattttaatttcactcttttaattattaGCAACTTTTCTGTTTAacctattttttatgctccatatgttattttacggtgtttgataatatttgatttgcttatgatttttattatatatttttgagaGTTATAAATTTCTTAAACTTTTCCATagtataattttgtaatttttcgATACGCACTTtacacacatttttttaaatatatttaactcttttttttttttttaattttcaaaatggGAAACGGCTTATGCTGCATTAACGACTTCAATAACAACAAATCcaatatagatatatatcCATACCCCAGTcaagaaaaatatgatgaatATGATAATTGGACATTAGAAACATGGatagataaatataagaatGGTAATACAATTAGAGTAGCATTTCCTGATGGAAATGAAATTCAatgttattttaaaatttttttaaatgagaAATGCTTTGAACTATCCTTAGATAATAAAGTTCgtgttataaaatttaatgataTTAAGTGTGTACTTCATAGAAATAGTTGCGAGTCGTTATTAGAATCAgaacaaaatttattaaaatcacCTAAGGTCATAGGAATTCGATTGATTAGTACACTTAAAGCTATTGCCTTTGCAATGGATAGCCCTGGAGAGGAAAGAATGTTTTATgagtttataaaaaaatactgcTTAACTGCTTGAGAATGAAGTGCacagaaaataatatcccACGTACATTACACTGGTGCCCAAATGGTGCatcaaaacaaaaaatagctaCTACGAGACTgtcatatattaatgaaaaatttaaaaagacGCCCCTtcaataattaaattgttcagagaatataaattaaaggaaaaaaataaagaaggCAAAACAAGCGTAAATTCAATTTAGCGTAAAAGATTTGTTTCACCTTCCTATATTAGTATACAAGAAatgaatatgaataaaCGCGTGTTTGcaaaatgcatataaaatactTATATCACATATAGCTAACAGTTGCGTTCATTTGTGTTTTACATAATTCGagacatttttaatatcccAATAAATTAGATAAGCATTATTTGcttatcatcattattattattttttttatcattatatctaatttatatttgttattttgACTTGCAttgttttatatgcatttattttattttttcctatCCTTATTATTTGTCTTATTTGATATTAGTTATATTACCAGcatgtattatattcaatttttaaattatgaattaccttaatttaaatttctATAAACTggaaattttaattttttcccGGTtgttgtaaataaaaacaacaCATTACACATAATAGAATGTTTccgtattttttttattgttttaatttttcttattaacaaaaatgaaaagatAAAGATGGTACTTTCACCCCCTAAAACATTAACccaatttaaattaaaacatattgTGCACTGATCACAATACTGGTTTATAATACATGCACATAAACTTGtgcaattattttatttttttacaatattcGAGTAttctatataatatacaagtttaccatttattaattattgaataatgttaatatcttaaaaattgtaatatgtattataataCGTATTCGTACATAAATctacataaatatgaaaaaaaattcattaaaCTATCTGAAAATGcaggaaaaaaatactattaAAATGCAAttagaaatataattttttgtgtaaaaatgaaacatcCTTGGATACTTCTCCagtttttttgttaattggGTCTAAGAACCTAAAATTAGaaacaacaaaaataaaaatatatgtgaaCCGAGCCAATATATAAAGGAAGTAGCCATAAATATGCGATTAAATAAAACGATAGGCACATTATACAGTTAAAGATcaatggaaataatatttttaaatatagttatttttattttcataattttattcatttggTGATAAGAATatctatataataaataaaacttaCTTATCTCTAAATACTTTTCCTAGTTTTTTAACTTCcttctttttgttttttgaCCTTAAAAGATCATCGGATGCTAAACTTTTAATGTCAAAATCATTAGCAACTTGATATCTAAACAGAAAAcgaatgaaaaaatatattagcaAATATAAACGAGTTTGTTTAAAGAGggaaaattatatcatgtatatattttttgcctATATCgccacatatatatataatatatgcataatgtaaattttatatgtttttaaagTACCTAGTAGGTAGGATGTGGTTAACATTAATGTATTTTACAAAGGCTTTAACTTTTGATCTCTTTACAATCTTTCTTTTggacattttttttgaaactTTTAATGGATGTTTTTCGATTCCTGCAACTAAGCAATAGCTATAAGGTCTTTCCCTTGTTTGACCTTCATAggtatttattataatagcCTTTTTACCAGCTCTTCTTCCATTTAGCATTATAACAACTTTTCCTGGCTTAAGTCTGTAAAAGGTAaacacataatatattatagttTATAATATCggtattataaaaaaaaataataataaaaaaatgacagTCATTCTACAACGAAGGTATTAATAGTAACTATTTTTTGCATATCAATTATGAATAATCCAATGTATTTTCCacgcaaaaaaaaaacaaacaagcttataaaaattcaagcataattcattatatattatatatacatattatgcGATAATTacaacataaaaataaatgtaatatGAATAACTTACAATTTTCCCATTTTGACGATTTGTTTTATAGGATAATAATTggtttctttcttttttaaagatacttgaaaaagtaaaatgTAATTAACAAAGGATTggttccttttttatttataaatttttttatattaaaaaaattaaaaattaatgttcttttgtttttaaattatgaaataaaaatttgaaaatatatttcatatatagttttcaaaaaataaagtgaaatggcaataataataattcggatatatatgaactgctctttttataatatattttaagaataaatataagcGTATAAAAATGGTCAAATTATTGCATAAtaagcatatttatatataatacatataataaatatatagaaaaatatatatagaaatatgtatataatgtttgtatatatatgtaaataaataggCAATGTTTAttggattttttttacggaaatattatatgcgATAGAGTTGAGGGGATAATCAATTTTACAATGAGGGcaatatcaaataaaaaaacaacaaaaatatatatgatattcttaataaaaaaattcataaaatatataaggtTATTTCTCATAAAATAGTCaactatttataatatatgcttaattaatttaataaaatttttataaaaatttatatttgaaataattatttatttccattaacacaataaaaataaaataagccTATTGAAAAGTTAAGGCCTTTAAAAATGcgtataaataatttatattagtatatattatttatatcataatgATATTATGGGATGCATACAACATTAATAACATAgtacataaaattattttccgagaaataaataattatttgctaattaaatatatgagattatataatgtattACTTGGTCATTCacaaaaagttaaaaataCGGTTTTTTTAagtgtaaaaatatgtgtcatatatataattaattatgtatatagaaaaaatataatgctTAAAAATGTTCACATTTCACCTATGTTTTAGTTTTTtactaaaataataataaataaatgtaaataataaacattcCCCTATGTGTATTTTCGactaagaaaaaaatatgtataatagaAAAGAGGaagacaaaaaatatattataaacacaaaataaaaagaattcACATCCTTTTtgcaaatattataaatagaaaacaatatttctttatccATAAAATGGTGttaaacaaaaacaaacttattaattattaatgatttaataaaatagctaTTCTTTCTTCCCCTCAAATGTCGTTGATATATTGAAAGTGTTTCATCATATCATCAATCGGTTTTCCATTTGAGTCTAACAAAAACAATTCGAAACAACCATCACATACATATGATGGATTTTCTTTGAATAAATAACTAtctataataattttttgtgctatatttttatgacagcatatacaatattttgttGCAATATTCGGTTTAAAAGTTCGAATTGGATATTGAGAAATATCTTTATctctaaatttattatattgtcTTACATTACTAAAAACAATTCTATGCTCACAATTCCCTTGATGTAAAAAACAACACTTTTTGTATAGAggaatttttatatctttaagAACTGCTTTAtcttgatatattttataaggGTGTTTAAGAAAAtcatctatattattattactactaGATGAAGCAGTGGAtgaagatatattttttcgatttttataaaaattaattatacatGTTGAATAATCTAATGCATCTTTATCTCTTACATCTGGATATAGAATACCATCAATGTAATATACAGATCCTGAAAATTTTGGTGTACCATAATTTGAAGTAtcaaagcaaaaaaaaacgtcTGTTAAATTCGCTAGTGTCTGTgttgataatatttcaaattctgctatttttataccTCGAATTGGATGATAAAAAGAAAcagatattataaaaatgtcaCTAGATGAAAGACATTTTAATTgttttgtatttaaaacTAAATATTGTTCTTGTGCGTAAAATCTATCAATAgtattttgatttatatacagtgattttaatatagtattattaaaatcacatactaatttaaatgtttttgatattgtttttttttttaattttgatataatCTGATATTTACTAAATGTATTCTCTTCTATATTTGGTAACCAATCTAAATAGCATTTTGTTCTGTTCAatacttttctttttttagaattatttgccactttttttaatatattcaaatcaattttatgttgccaattattacaattataataaactaCATGATTAATAATCTCGCTAACATTTGGACTACGCACACCTGATAATAAcacttttattaaatatttgtaaaattttgtttttattttatcattattttcacaaTTTTCTGTATTGACTAGTAGGGCTTCtccattttcttctttctTCTCTTCCTCACAACACTTTTCTGCTTCTTTGGAATGGTGCCCCATTTTGAGTCTttgtttgatttttttacattctTCTTCAAACTTTTTTATGTCAACAATTTTAGGTGTAAATGCTTTTGGAGTTGTGTGGTATATCCATTCCATTTTTAGTTCCTCctttatatgaatattatcAAACTTTTCAAAAAGatgaacatttttttttatttcatttttatttgttactACTGTATCGATAGAATCAATTACAGAAAATGATGATTCTTTATGAGTAAAATCATCTAATTCgtcatcattttctttatttttgtttgtaaaattattactacTACTATTAGTATTACTGCTGCTTATGATTCCAATACTGTCAGTTtggttattattatcttcaCTTTTTCCGACAATATTTTTGAGATATTTCATAAACagtttttcattttcactTTCACTATCACTTTCATTTTcgttttcatttattacaCTTTCAAGATCAtcaatttgttttttattttttgttttgtttttttctttatcccTCTCTTTACCATTCCCTTCCCCATTCTTtagtttataaaaatcatattcatttgtctcaaacaaaatatttatagggAAGTGCGGAATTGGCAAATTAAATGaactatattttctttcatccataaaaaatggaaacaAAAGTACAGATAACAAAAGGAAGTATACTATTTAGCTAGTTACCACTATCGCTCAAGAAATGTATAGAGGGAAAAGGTGTGGTAAATAAATACCCAATTttgcaaaaaaattttacataaaacggaaaaaaaaaaaaaaaaattaataaataaataataatattaaaaaaagcgGAACCAAtgcaaaaaatagtatataataacGAGCAAACCATTTAGCTTCGTTTTCGTTTTTTCGGCTTTTTcgttttataataaaatgaatgcTTATATGCACCACAaacttttgtttttctgAAAAAggtataagaaaaaaaaaataaaattaaaaaaattaatttccTCTAAATTGTACTAATATACACAATTTCAAGCCCACAGCTATATCCATAGATACACAAATTGGCCTTCAAAATGTGGCATTGGAACTTTCTTAGGACAATTCGGCTGTGTGATTATTTAAGTGTAAAGCTTTAAAGTATTCAaactaatttattattcatatatatacatttatatttcgATTAAATACTTAGTttgaaaaacataaaaaatgaaaaaaaaaagagaaataaataaaatgtgatATTGATACCTACGATTTAATTAGCtttataaatgatatacaTTCTAAGGGAagaatttcattttttgtattatacCCATTAtgaaagaataaaaaagagaaaaatggaatattAAAGCAAACAcatatttagaaaaatgaacttgaaaattcattttatttttttaatagtatactatacttataatattagtgatgcctttaaaataaaaccaaCACAAAAAACTCCATTGCGTTGTGAAAGAATAAAACCACTGAGAAAACTTACAAGAGTTTACAACAATGTAATGAAACgagaaaaatatgtttattttgttgtaacttatttatatgcgAACTTTTCAAGAGTCtttcttattttatcataatataaagaaCTTAGAAAATgcttacaaaatatttggTTATTATTAA contains:
- a CDS encoding inner membrane complex sub-compartment protein 3, putative; this translates as MGNGLCCINDFNNNKSNIDIYPYPSQEKYDEYDNWTLETWIDKYKNGNTIRVAFPDGNEIQCYFKIFLNEKCFELSLDNKVRVIKFNDIKCVLHRNSCESLLESEQNLLKSPKVIGIRLISTLKAIAFAMDSPGEERMFYEFIKKYCLTA
- a CDS encoding 60S ribosomal protein L27, putative, encoding MGKLLKPGKVVIMLNGRRAGKKAIIINTYEGQTRERPYSYCLVAGIEKHPLKVSKKMSKRKIVKRSKVKAFVKYINVNHILPTRYQVANDFDIKSLASDDLLRSKNKKKEVKKLGKVFRDKFLDPINKKTGEVSKDVSFLHKKLYF
- a CDS encoding snRNA-activating protein complex subunit 3, putative, with the translated sequence MDERKYSSFNLPIPHFPINILFETNEYDFYKLKNGEGNGKERDKEKNKTKNKKQIDDLESVINENENESDSESENEKLFMKYLKNIVGKSEDNNNQTDSIGIISSSNTNSSSNNFTNKNKENDDELDDFTHKESSFSVIDSIDTVVTNKNEIKKNVHLFEKFDNIHIKEELKMEWIYHTTPKAFTPKIVDIKKFEEECKKIKQRLKMGHHSKEAEKCCEEEKKEENGEALLVNTENCENNDKIKTKFYKYLIKVLLSGVRSPNVSEIINHVVYYNCNNWQHKIDLNILKKVANNSKKRKVLNRTKCYLDWLPNIEENTFSKYQIISKLKKKTISKTFKLVCDFNNTILKSLYINQNTIDRFYAQEQYLVLNTKQLKCLSSSDIFIISVSFYHPIRGIKIAEFEILSTQTLANLTDVFFCFDTSNYGTPKFSGSVYYIDGILYPDVRDKDALDYSTCIINFYKNRKNISSSTASSSSNNNIDDFLKHPYKIYQDKAVLKDIKIPLYKKCCFLHQGNCEHRIVFSNVRQYNKFRDKDISQYPIRTFKPNIATKYCICCHKNIAQKIIIDSYLFKENPSYVCDGCFELFLLDSNGKPIDDMMKHFQYINDI